The following coding sequences lie in one Phorcysia thermohydrogeniphila genomic window:
- a CDS encoding pseudouridine synthase, with amino-acid sequence MRLDRLLAEAGFGTRSQVKKLIMKGHVTVNGEVVTVPKFQVDPEKDEVLVDGELVEYEKDYYLILNKPRGYVTSTKDREMTVMELLAGIPRPEKLFPVGRLDKDTEGLLLITNDGELAHRLTHPKWKVPKVYYVVVEGEVKEEELEPLRKGMEFKDFKAKPAKVRILSSGKDSSEVEIEITEGKYHQVKRMFSRIGHPVKYLKRVKFGNLELGELPVGEFRSLTPKELEELKKLVGLR; translated from the coding sequence ATGAGGCTTGATAGACTCCTCGCAGAAGCGGGGTTTGGAACACGCTCTCAGGTGAAAAAACTCATAATGAAGGGACACGTCACTGTCAACGGAGAAGTGGTTACCGTTCCCAAATTTCAGGTTGACCCGGAAAAAGACGAGGTTCTGGTTGACGGGGAGCTTGTTGAGTACGAGAAGGACTACTACTTAATTCTCAATAAACCAAGAGGCTACGTTACGTCAACAAAGGATAGGGAAATGACGGTTATGGAGCTCCTTGCCGGCATCCCCCGTCCAGAAAAGCTCTTCCCCGTCGGGAGGCTTGACAAGGACACTGAAGGCCTTCTCCTCATAACCAACGACGGGGAGCTTGCCCACAGGCTAACCCATCCAAAGTGGAAAGTCCCAAAGGTCTACTACGTCGTAGTTGAGGGAGAGGTAAAGGAGGAAGAGCTTGAACCACTAAGGAAGGGAATGGAGTTTAAGGACTTTAAGGCTAAACCTGCTAAAGTAAGAATTCTTAGCTCCGGTAAGGACTCTTCAGAGGTGGAGATTGAGATAACAGAGGGAAAGTACCATCAGGTAAAGAGGATGTTTAGCCGTATAGGACACCCGGTAAAGTACTTAAAGAGGGTAAAGTTTGGGAACTTGGAGCTCGGGGAGCTCCCGGTTGGCGAGTTTAGAAGTCTAACTCCTAAAGAGCTTGAGGAGCTAAAGAAGCTCGTCGGCCTAAGGTAA